In Anguilla rostrata isolate EN2019 chromosome 1, ASM1855537v3, whole genome shotgun sequence, a genomic segment contains:
- the trim33l gene encoding transcription intermediary factor 1-beta isoform X1, producing the protein MCSVDRGSAVAPLAEGVETVSPVIPAPAAHSYEKCAACGTICRPNRSPQLLPCLHSVCKVCIPIAGVGESKRECPSCKRSYNILEVTDNPLLKDSATGPGTHPLTKCAGCEDTAISSWCVECGEALCSICVSAHQRVRVTREHTVLPQKLPTGFIPTSFCPTHREEPMKLFCVSCSQLTCRDCQLTYHRNHSYQFLDEAVTAQRKEIESLMVKVRLQRETVKQTLQDLDGRLQDLEEIKSRTKSKLQKMLIYIRCALMKRTAELFKNVQDLCGREAQKITERQNNLRTLEERQEYILSFTGRALQMENHSALLSCKRQVHSQLQDLLSQSATPPASMIDVKLHFEQEGYFQISAFGKIVSSEVPFFRKNHDSVPKKSSPPPVPRQNVHPPPSSYQPYSSTVPTPSSSPSPLASPQITPTSVCQSSVSPPQSSAPSVSTVTSCAPLVCVSQSSTASSPSSVYYSLFSTPPPTYSACTQPSAPSSPGSVPPPLTSQSQPSRKRRNKLTWSFHPYQPKNIKPVAPQPNSCSPEPPQQPAVVGPPAPSSLAAASERQSPPVSVLPAPSPTSIMVLFPLGPNVLEASPEQWNGRSGAPAAPQGPRAEGLSVEPDREELQSRAQPCALPVKAPADSPCERAPPAGCERPADPSPPATENEPTSTVAETDAAPPVGPPPAEGAGLSRAAESPAGRGAGDACASFAGGTSAHIAARVAAARWSSGHSPAVPARARHGAWATAQPRSAAAGYPAFGCSLQKREEVRVQSGPQPRLTSALTVRKDPPGVPFSTQYGSKQAQEPRFQPMKTPPEEGKASDVRNANPELAVNQQAPPTRTQPIQIPVHRLEKCTAWLPSSLKEILEMPSSDPALADFEACDKNPLLRKLLLTTPSAEFAPTDQVDYRGSPVETEKTDDDEDGQDSVDTVVKSENEESGRPVSSPRHWLPLVSVMRLPVTVPPSDQPLPQFRLLPGVTEDEILLQVIEDDDQFPDIQSAQAAKRRPAPHRPDQTKAKLIVLRGPLANPTQPRTSHQGANHCSAQQQPVSLDLTSRPEGSGLRRSHKAVQMRCAACRLSGGLTVCVQCGRGFHRDCHIPPISSALSSGEWQCMLCRDLTDVEDVYSDERPRRPSLSLLDQKKCEHLLLALMCKKYSSVLYRKVELSSHYIDITLIRGRLLRKLSPSYRTPSEFVSDIWVLLESLAKNSEESALVFKMQKYFQRKLSKIFGDALHPSLLKCPSMEDGETAQDAGDETVKVRETLKRMRAFIAANRQGLAKKACREETEPRDQSPGPA; encoded by the exons ATGTGTTCCGTCGATCGTGGAAGTGCTGTCGCACCTCTTGCAGAGGGTGTTGAGACAGTGTCACCCGTTATACCAGCTCCAGCAGCTCATTCTTACGAAAAATGCGCCGCTTGTGGGACAATATGCAGGCCTAATCGAAGTCCTCAACTTCTTCCTTGTTTGCAttctgtgtgtaaagtgtgcaTACCAATAGCGGGTGTTGGGGAAAGCAAGAGAG AGTGCCCCTCTTGCAAAAGGTCTTATAATATCCTTGAGGTCACAGATAATCCCTTACTAAAGGATTCTGCCACTGGACCAGGCACTCATCCACTTACCAAG tgtgcagggtgtgaggACACAGCCATCAGTAGctggtgtgtggagtgtggtgaGGCCCTGTGCTCCATTTGCGTGTCTGCACATCAGAGGGTCCGAGTGACCCGTGAACACACAGTCCTGCCCCAGAAACTGCCCACAG GATTCATCCCCACCTCGTTTtgccccacacacagagaagaACCTATGAAGTTGTTCTGTGTGTCATGCAGTCAGCTGACATGTCGAGATTGTCAGTTGACCTATCACAGGAACCACAG CTATCAGTTTCTAGATGAGGCAGTAACAGCCCAAAGGAAAGAGATTGAGTCTCTGATGGTGAAAGTGAGACTGCAGCGAGAGACAGTGAAGCAGACCCTACAGGACCTGGATGGGAG ACTGCAGGACTTGGAGGAGATAAAATCCAGAACGAAGAGTAAACTGCAAAAAATGCTCATCTATATCCGCTGTGCCTTGATGAAGAGAACAGCGGAGCTGTTTAAGAATGTTCAG GATTTGTGTGGGCGTGAGGCACAGAAAATCACTGAGAGGCAGAACAATCTGAGAACGCTggaggagagacaggaatacatcCTGTCCTTCACAGGGCGAGCCCTACAGATGGAAAACCACTCAGCACTGCTCTCCTGTAAAAGACAG GTCCATTCACAGCTGCAGGACCTTTTATCCCAAAGTGCTACGCCTCCGGCTTCTATGATTGACGTGAAATTGCACTTCGAGCAGGAGGGTTACTTTCAGATCTCTGCGTTCG GTAAAATTGTGTCGAGCGAGGTCCCTTTTTTCCGCAAAAACCATGATTCTGTTCCAAAGAAGTCTTCGCCTCCCCCTGTACCGAGGCAGAATGTTCATCCTCCGCCCTCCTCCTATCAACCCTATTCTTCGACCGTTCCTACCCCCTCTTCTTCCCCCAGCCCCCTCGCATCTCCCCAAATCACCCCCACCTCTGTGTGCCAGTCCTCTGTTTCCCCTCCTCAGTCCTCTGCTCCCTCTGTCTCTACTGTAACTTCCTGTGCCCCCttagtgtgtgtttctcagtcCTCCACCGCGTCTTCGCCCTCTTCAGTTTATTACTCCCTGTTCTCCACTCCTCCACCCACCTATTCCGCTTGCACTCAACCGTCGGCTCCGTCTTCCCCTGGCTCTGTCCCCCCTCCGCTCACGTCTCAGAGTCAGCCCTCCAGAAAGCGCAGGAACAAGCTGACCTGGTCCTTCCATCCCTACCAACCTAAAAATATCAAACCGGTCGCCCCTCAGCCAAACTCCTGCTCCCCGGAGCCCCCCCAGCAGCCGGCTGTGGTcgggccccctgccccctcctccctcgctGCGGCCTCTGAGCGTCAGTCCccccctgtctctgtccttcCCGCGCCCTCTCCCACTTCAATCATGGTCCTGTTCCCGCTGGGCCCTAACGTCCTGGAGGCCTCCCCAGAGCAGTGGAACGGCCGCTCTGGAGCCCCCGCCGCCCCACAGGGCCCTCGGGCTGAAGGCCTGTCCGTGGAGCCCGACAGAGAGGAGCTGCAGTCCAGGGCCCAGCCGTGCGCCCTGCCCGTCAAAGCGCCGGCCGATTCCCCGTGCGAgagggcgccccctgctggctgcgAGAGGCCGGCTGACCCCAGCCCTCCCGCCACCGAGAACGAGCCCACCTCCACCGTGGCGGAAACGGACGCCGCGCCTCCCGTCGGGCCGCCTCCggccgagggggcggggctttccCGCGCCGCGGAGTCGCCGGCCGGCCGCGGCGCCGGAGACGCGTGCGCCTCGTTCGCCGGCGGAACCAGCGCTCACATCGCCGCCCGCGTCGCTGCGGCCAGGTGGAGCTCGGGTCACTCCCCCGCTGTCCCCGCCCGCGCCCGCCACGGCGCGTGGGCCACCGCACAGCCCCGGTCCGCGGCCGCCGGCTACCCCGCCTTCGGCTGCTCGCTCCAGAAGCGGGAG GAAGTTAGAGTGCAGTCCGGTCCTCAGCCTCGCCTCACCTCTGCTCTGACAGTCCGGAAGGATCCGCCCGGCGTGCCGTTCTCCACTCAGTACGGCAGCAAGCAGGCACAGGAACCCCGCTTCCAACCAATGAAAACACCACCTGAAGAGGGCAAGGCCTCCGACGTGAGAAACGCTAACCCCGAGTTAGCTGTCAAtcagcaggccccgcccaccagaaCTCAGCCTATCCAAATTCCCGTGCATCGGTTGGAGAAATGTACTGCTTGGCTACCTTCCAGTTTAAAGGAAATACTTGAAATGCCCTCTAGTGACCCCGCCCTGGCAGATTTTGAAGCGTGTGACAAAAACCCACTTTTACGAAAATTGCTTTTGACAACTCCCAGTGCTGAGTTCGCACCGACAGACCAGGTGGACTATCGGGGCTCCCCTGTGGAG ACAGAAAagactgatgatgatgaagatggtcAAGACAGTGTTGACACAGTCGTCAAGAGCGAGA ATGAAGAATCTGGAAGACCTGTGAGCAG TCCTAGGCACTGGCTTCCCCTGGTCTCAGTGATGAGGCTGCCTGTCACTGTCCCCCCCTCCGATCAACCGCTGCCCCAGTTCCGCCTGCTCCCCGGCGTGACTGAGGACGAAATTCTGCTCCAGGTGATTGAGGACGATGACCAG TTCCCAGACATCCAGTCGGCTCAAGCTGCTAAGAGGAGGCCCGCTCCACATCGGCCAGATCAGACAAAGGCAAAGCTGATTGTGCTTAGAGGCCCCCTTGCCAACCCCACTCAGCCCAGGACGTCTCATCAGGGAGCCAATCACTGCTCTGCTCAGCAG CAGCCCGTCTCTCTGGACCTGACCTCCAGGCCTGAGGGCTCCGGCCTCCGTCGCTCCCACAAGGCCGTCCAGATGCGCTGCGCCGCTTGTCGGCTTTCTGGGGGTCtgactgtgtgcgtgcagtgtgggaggggcttccaCAGGGACTGCCATATCCCACCAATCAGCTCCGCACTCAG CAGTGGGGAGTGGCAGTGCATGCTGTGCCGGGACCTGACGGACGTAGAGGACGTGTACAGTGATGAGAGACCCAGACGACCCTCCCTCAGCCTCCTTGATCAGAAG AAATGTGAGCATCTCCTACTCGCTCTGATGTGTAAGAAGTACAGCAGTGTCCTATATCGCAAAGTGGAG CTGTCCTCACATTACATTGACATCACACTGATTCGTGGACGGCTGCTTCGGAAGCTGTCTCCTTCGTATCGCACCCCATCGGAGTTCGTCTCCGACATATGGGTTCTCCTGGAATCCCTGGCAAAGAATTCTGAG GAATCTGCGCTGGTTTTCAAGATGCAGAAATACTTCCAGAGGAAGCTGAGTAAGATCTTTGGGGATGCGCTCCACCCGTCCCTCCTGAAGTGTCCCAGCATGGAGGACGGCGAGACTGCGCAGGACGCAGGGGACGAGACGGTGAAAGTGAGGGAGACGCTGAAGAGGATGCGGGCCTTCATCGCAGCAAACCGCCAGGGCCTGGCCAAGAAAGCCTGCAGGGAGGAGACGGAGCCAAGGGACCAGAGCCCAGGCCCTGCGTGA
- the trim33l gene encoding transcription intermediary factor 1-beta isoform X3 has product MCSVDRGSAVAPLAEGVETVSPVIPAPAAHSYEKCAACGTICRPNRSPQLLPCLHSVCKVCIPIAGVGESKRECPSCKRSYNILEVTDNPLLKDSATGPGTHPLTKCAGCEDTAISSWCVECGEALCSICVSAHQRVRVTREHTVLPQKLPTGFIPTSFCPTHREEPMKLFCVSCSQLTCRDCQLTYHRNHSYQFLDEAVTAQRKEIESLMVKVRLQRETVKQTLQDLDGRLQDLEEIKSRTKSKLQKMLIYIRCALMKRTAELFKNVQDLCGREAQKITERQNNLRTLEERQEYILSFTGRALQMENHSALLSCKRQVHSQLQDLLSQSATPPASMIDVKLHFEQEGYFQISAFGKIVSSEVPFFRKNHDSVPKKSSPPPVPRQNVHPPPSSYQPYSSTVPTPSSSPSPLASPQITPTSVCQSSVSPPQSSAPSVSTVTSCAPLVCVSQSSTASSPSSVYYSLFSTPPPTYSACTQPSAPSSPGSVPPPLTSQSQPSRKRRNKLTWSFHPYQPKNIKPVAPQPNSCSPEPPQQPAVVGPPAPSSLAAASERQSPPVSVLPAPSPTSIMVLFPLGPNVLEASPEQWNGRSGAPAAPQGPRAEGLSVEPDREELQSRAQPCALPVKAPADSPCERAPPAGCERPADPSPPATENEPTSTVAETDAAPPVGPPPAEGAGLSRAAESPAGRGAGDACASFAGGTSAHIAARVAAARWSSGHSPAVPARARHGAWATAQPRSAAAGYPAFGCSLQKREEVRVQSGPQPRLTSALTVRKDPPGVPFSTQYGSKQAQEPRFQPMKTPPEEGKASDVRNANPELAVNQQAPPTRTQPIQIPVHRLEKCTAWLPSSLKEILEMPSSDPALADFEACDKNPLLRKLLLTTPSAEFAPTDQVDYRGSPVETEKTDDDEDGQDSVDTVVKSENEESGRPVSSPRHWLPLVSVMRLPVTVPPSDQPLPQFRLLPGVTEDEILLQVIEDDDQFPDIQSAQAAKRRPAPHRPDQTKAKLIVLRGPLANPTQPRTSHQGANHCSAQQPVSLDLTSRPEGSGLRRSHKAVQMRCAACRLSGGLTVCVQCGRGFHRDCHIPPISSALSSGEWQCMLCRDLTDVEDVYSDERPRRPSLSLLDQKKCEHLLLALMCKKYSSVLYRKVELSSHYIDITLIRGRLLRKLSPSYRTPSEFVSDIWVLLESLAKNSEESALVFKMQKYFQRKLSKIFGDALHPSLLKCPSMEDGETAQDAGDETVKVRETLKRMRAFIAANRQGLAKKACREETEPRDQSPGPA; this is encoded by the exons ATGTGTTCCGTCGATCGTGGAAGTGCTGTCGCACCTCTTGCAGAGGGTGTTGAGACAGTGTCACCCGTTATACCAGCTCCAGCAGCTCATTCTTACGAAAAATGCGCCGCTTGTGGGACAATATGCAGGCCTAATCGAAGTCCTCAACTTCTTCCTTGTTTGCAttctgtgtgtaaagtgtgcaTACCAATAGCGGGTGTTGGGGAAAGCAAGAGAG AGTGCCCCTCTTGCAAAAGGTCTTATAATATCCTTGAGGTCACAGATAATCCCTTACTAAAGGATTCTGCCACTGGACCAGGCACTCATCCACTTACCAAG tgtgcagggtgtgaggACACAGCCATCAGTAGctggtgtgtggagtgtggtgaGGCCCTGTGCTCCATTTGCGTGTCTGCACATCAGAGGGTCCGAGTGACCCGTGAACACACAGTCCTGCCCCAGAAACTGCCCACAG GATTCATCCCCACCTCGTTTtgccccacacacagagaagaACCTATGAAGTTGTTCTGTGTGTCATGCAGTCAGCTGACATGTCGAGATTGTCAGTTGACCTATCACAGGAACCACAG CTATCAGTTTCTAGATGAGGCAGTAACAGCCCAAAGGAAAGAGATTGAGTCTCTGATGGTGAAAGTGAGACTGCAGCGAGAGACAGTGAAGCAGACCCTACAGGACCTGGATGGGAG ACTGCAGGACTTGGAGGAGATAAAATCCAGAACGAAGAGTAAACTGCAAAAAATGCTCATCTATATCCGCTGTGCCTTGATGAAGAGAACAGCGGAGCTGTTTAAGAATGTTCAG GATTTGTGTGGGCGTGAGGCACAGAAAATCACTGAGAGGCAGAACAATCTGAGAACGCTggaggagagacaggaatacatcCTGTCCTTCACAGGGCGAGCCCTACAGATGGAAAACCACTCAGCACTGCTCTCCTGTAAAAGACAG GTCCATTCACAGCTGCAGGACCTTTTATCCCAAAGTGCTACGCCTCCGGCTTCTATGATTGACGTGAAATTGCACTTCGAGCAGGAGGGTTACTTTCAGATCTCTGCGTTCG GTAAAATTGTGTCGAGCGAGGTCCCTTTTTTCCGCAAAAACCATGATTCTGTTCCAAAGAAGTCTTCGCCTCCCCCTGTACCGAGGCAGAATGTTCATCCTCCGCCCTCCTCCTATCAACCCTATTCTTCGACCGTTCCTACCCCCTCTTCTTCCCCCAGCCCCCTCGCATCTCCCCAAATCACCCCCACCTCTGTGTGCCAGTCCTCTGTTTCCCCTCCTCAGTCCTCTGCTCCCTCTGTCTCTACTGTAACTTCCTGTGCCCCCttagtgtgtgtttctcagtcCTCCACCGCGTCTTCGCCCTCTTCAGTTTATTACTCCCTGTTCTCCACTCCTCCACCCACCTATTCCGCTTGCACTCAACCGTCGGCTCCGTCTTCCCCTGGCTCTGTCCCCCCTCCGCTCACGTCTCAGAGTCAGCCCTCCAGAAAGCGCAGGAACAAGCTGACCTGGTCCTTCCATCCCTACCAACCTAAAAATATCAAACCGGTCGCCCCTCAGCCAAACTCCTGCTCCCCGGAGCCCCCCCAGCAGCCGGCTGTGGTcgggccccctgccccctcctccctcgctGCGGCCTCTGAGCGTCAGTCCccccctgtctctgtccttcCCGCGCCCTCTCCCACTTCAATCATGGTCCTGTTCCCGCTGGGCCCTAACGTCCTGGAGGCCTCCCCAGAGCAGTGGAACGGCCGCTCTGGAGCCCCCGCCGCCCCACAGGGCCCTCGGGCTGAAGGCCTGTCCGTGGAGCCCGACAGAGAGGAGCTGCAGTCCAGGGCCCAGCCGTGCGCCCTGCCCGTCAAAGCGCCGGCCGATTCCCCGTGCGAgagggcgccccctgctggctgcgAGAGGCCGGCTGACCCCAGCCCTCCCGCCACCGAGAACGAGCCCACCTCCACCGTGGCGGAAACGGACGCCGCGCCTCCCGTCGGGCCGCCTCCggccgagggggcggggctttccCGCGCCGCGGAGTCGCCGGCCGGCCGCGGCGCCGGAGACGCGTGCGCCTCGTTCGCCGGCGGAACCAGCGCTCACATCGCCGCCCGCGTCGCTGCGGCCAGGTGGAGCTCGGGTCACTCCCCCGCTGTCCCCGCCCGCGCCCGCCACGGCGCGTGGGCCACCGCACAGCCCCGGTCCGCGGCCGCCGGCTACCCCGCCTTCGGCTGCTCGCTCCAGAAGCGGGAG GAAGTTAGAGTGCAGTCCGGTCCTCAGCCTCGCCTCACCTCTGCTCTGACAGTCCGGAAGGATCCGCCCGGCGTGCCGTTCTCCACTCAGTACGGCAGCAAGCAGGCACAGGAACCCCGCTTCCAACCAATGAAAACACCACCTGAAGAGGGCAAGGCCTCCGACGTGAGAAACGCTAACCCCGAGTTAGCTGTCAAtcagcaggccccgcccaccagaaCTCAGCCTATCCAAATTCCCGTGCATCGGTTGGAGAAATGTACTGCTTGGCTACCTTCCAGTTTAAAGGAAATACTTGAAATGCCCTCTAGTGACCCCGCCCTGGCAGATTTTGAAGCGTGTGACAAAAACCCACTTTTACGAAAATTGCTTTTGACAACTCCCAGTGCTGAGTTCGCACCGACAGACCAGGTGGACTATCGGGGCTCCCCTGTGGAG ACAGAAAagactgatgatgatgaagatggtcAAGACAGTGTTGACACAGTCGTCAAGAGCGAGA ATGAAGAATCTGGAAGACCTGTGAGCAG TCCTAGGCACTGGCTTCCCCTGGTCTCAGTGATGAGGCTGCCTGTCACTGTCCCCCCCTCCGATCAACCGCTGCCCCAGTTCCGCCTGCTCCCCGGCGTGACTGAGGACGAAATTCTGCTCCAGGTGATTGAGGACGATGACCAG TTCCCAGACATCCAGTCGGCTCAAGCTGCTAAGAGGAGGCCCGCTCCACATCGGCCAGATCAGACAAAGGCAAAGCTGATTGTGCTTAGAGGCCCCCTTGCCAACCCCACTCAGCCCAGGACGTCTCATCAGGGAGCCAATCACTGCTCTGCTCAGCAG CCCGTCTCTCTGGACCTGACCTCCAGGCCTGAGGGCTCCGGCCTCCGTCGCTCCCACAAGGCCGTCCAGATGCGCTGCGCCGCTTGTCGGCTTTCTGGGGGTCtgactgtgtgcgtgcagtgtgggaggggcttccaCAGGGACTGCCATATCCCACCAATCAGCTCCGCACTCAG CAGTGGGGAGTGGCAGTGCATGCTGTGCCGGGACCTGACGGACGTAGAGGACGTGTACAGTGATGAGAGACCCAGACGACCCTCCCTCAGCCTCCTTGATCAGAAG AAATGTGAGCATCTCCTACTCGCTCTGATGTGTAAGAAGTACAGCAGTGTCCTATATCGCAAAGTGGAG CTGTCCTCACATTACATTGACATCACACTGATTCGTGGACGGCTGCTTCGGAAGCTGTCTCCTTCGTATCGCACCCCATCGGAGTTCGTCTCCGACATATGGGTTCTCCTGGAATCCCTGGCAAAGAATTCTGAG GAATCTGCGCTGGTTTTCAAGATGCAGAAATACTTCCAGAGGAAGCTGAGTAAGATCTTTGGGGATGCGCTCCACCCGTCCCTCCTGAAGTGTCCCAGCATGGAGGACGGCGAGACTGCGCAGGACGCAGGGGACGAGACGGTGAAAGTGAGGGAGACGCTGAAGAGGATGCGGGCCTTCATCGCAGCAAACCGCCAGGGCCTGGCCAAGAAAGCCTGCAGGGAGGAGACGGAGCCAAGGGACCAGAGCCCAGGCCCTGCGTGA